From the Candidatus Poribacteria bacterium genome, one window contains:
- the rpsD gene encoding 30S ribosomal protein S4 → MSRYLDSVCKLCRREGEKLFLKGRRCDGPKCSFERRSYPPGEHGQAVPRRGRGDNFRRQLRAKQKVKRTYGVFEKQFRNYYSKAARQTGIAGENLISFLERRLDNVVYRLGFATSRNQARQLVKHNHFTVNGKRVNIPSYVVKVGDVITPRERSQHLATIQEALDYSQHRGAPEWLEIDRDKPEGRVQGAPVVEQIALDLEIQLIIELYSR, encoded by the coding sequence ATGAGCAGATATTTAGATTCAGTCTGTAAATTATGTCGCCGGGAAGGTGAAAAACTCTTTCTGAAAGGGCGCCGCTGCGACGGACCCAAGTGTTCTTTTGAACGCCGCAGTTATCCGCCTGGCGAACATGGCCAGGCTGTTCCTCGCAGAGGTCGCGGGGACAACTTCCGACGACAGTTGCGCGCCAAGCAGAAAGTCAAACGCACCTACGGTGTTTTTGAGAAACAATTTCGGAATTATTACTCCAAAGCAGCGCGCCAAACCGGTATCGCTGGCGAAAACTTAATTAGTTTCCTTGAACGCCGGTTAGATAATGTCGTTTATCGACTCGGGTTCGCAACTTCCAGAAATCAAGCGCGCCAACTTGTGAAGCATAACCATTTCACCGTCAATGGCAAACGGGTTAACATCCCTTCTTATGTTGTGAAAGTCGGTGATGTCATTACACCACGCGAACGGAGCCAACACCTCGCGACGATTCAAGAAGCATTAGATTATTCGCAGCATCGCGGGGCACCTGAATGGTTGGAAATCGATAGGGACAAACCAGAAGGGCGTGTTCAGGGGGCACCAGTGGTGGAGCAGATCGCCCTGGACCTTGAAATACAACTCATCATTGAACTTTACTCCCGATAG
- a CDS encoding DNA-directed RNA polymerase subunit alpha — MMIRSELEKPERLKTDTVSLRPNYAKYTAEPFERGFGMTLGNSLRRVLLSSIKGAAITAVQIEQVKHEYATIPGVLEDVVQIILNLKEIRLNISTDDPMRLTLKAEGSGEVTAADIRPNAYVEIINPDQHIATLDECEGLDIEIHVQTGRGYSLAEEHRPPRHEIGLIPVDAKFSPVEKVNFWVEETRVGDMTNFDKLNLEVWTDATITAKEAVTRAADILLEQLEIFTEFDESYVEPEPEIDEAKLRRNRYLAKPVSELELSVRASNCLETANIKTIRELVTKEEKDMLEYKNFGRTSLNEIKEQLDNMGLSLGMNLDDVDDADIEEEDMMQAPLQPPT, encoded by the coding sequence ATGATGATAAGGTCCGAGCTAGAAAAGCCCGAACGGCTGAAAACTGATACAGTCTCCTTACGCCCCAATTACGCGAAGTATACCGCTGAACCTTTCGAGCGCGGATTTGGGATGACCCTCGGCAATTCACTACGCCGAGTCCTCCTTTCCTCAATTAAAGGTGCAGCGATTACAGCTGTTCAAATTGAGCAAGTAAAGCACGAGTACGCTACGATTCCCGGAGTCCTGGAAGATGTCGTACAGATTATTCTCAATCTCAAAGAGATCCGATTAAACATATCCACCGACGATCCAATGCGACTCACACTGAAAGCAGAAGGATCCGGCGAGGTCACAGCCGCTGACATTCGCCCTAATGCATACGTCGAGATTATAAACCCTGACCAGCATATCGCGACCCTCGATGAATGCGAAGGATTGGACATAGAGATTCATGTGCAAACCGGAAGAGGATACTCTCTCGCTGAAGAGCATAGACCACCGAGACACGAAATCGGATTGATTCCCGTTGACGCAAAGTTCTCACCCGTTGAGAAAGTCAACTTTTGGGTAGAGGAAACGCGTGTCGGGGATATGACGAACTTCGATAAGCTCAACCTTGAAGTCTGGACGGATGCTACTATCACAGCGAAGGAAGCTGTCACACGCGCTGCCGACATCTTGCTGGAACAACTCGAGATCTTTACAGAATTTGACGAAAGTTATGTTGAACCGGAACCTGAGATTGATGAGGCGAAACTCCGGCGCAACCGCTACCTCGCTAAGCCCGTCTCCGAGCTTGAACTCTCAGTCCGAGCCAGCAACTGCCTTGAAACTGCAAATATTAAAACGATACGAGAACTCGTCACAAAAGAGGAAAAGGATATGTTGGAATACAAGAATTTCGGGCGCACATCGCTGAACGAAATTAAGGAACAACTTGACAACATGGGACTTTCCCTCGGAATGAATCTGGACGATGTAGACGACGCGGACATCGAAGAAGAAGATATGATGCAAGCTCCCTTGCAACCACCTACCTAA
- the rplQ gene encoding 50S ribosomal protein L17, with the protein MRHRKRGRKLGRTTSHRKALFRNQATALFEHEQIRTTLPKCKELRRVAEKLITLAKRGDLPSRRQAAKMLYGTNLHYKPRRGEEGSGIDKQNVLRKLFDDIGPRYQDRNGGYTRIIRGELRKGDGTQMGYIQLV; encoded by the coding sequence ATGCGCCACAGAAAACGTGGAAGGAAATTGGGACGAACGACAAGTCATCGAAAAGCGCTTTTCCGCAACCAAGCCACGGCACTATTTGAACACGAACAAATTCGGACAACACTACCGAAATGTAAAGAACTTCGGCGTGTCGCTGAAAAGTTGATTACGCTCGCAAAACGCGGAGATCTACCCTCACGTCGGCAAGCCGCAAAGATGCTCTATGGGACCAACCTGCATTACAAACCCAGAAGAGGAGAAGAGGGCAGCGGAATCGATAAACAGAACGTCCTGCGTAAACTGTTCGATGACATTGGACCTCGGTATCAAGACCGAAACGGCGGATACACACGTATCATACGCGGTGAGCTCCGAAAAGGCGACGGCACCCAGATGGGTTATATTCAACTGGTTTAA
- a CDS encoding outer membrane protein transport protein → MKRTVYTTFIFLFAAVFFTTVGVAQVEEMAIGNTFGVGARTMGMGGASVALADDFTALYWNPAGMAQIQKFEFFSSFSHNTASTDTYFAGDEITGTTRSQMRPNSIGFVYPIQTRRGGWAVGFGYNRPQNFDYQTAIQGIDPSSGTDFSGFAVDETNINSGGIGIWSLGTSVYVSKRVLIGGSLDFWQGSSLNELDATGTDLLKVDSDLSRFRYDDEIDREYSGLGGRIGLLANLTDTLSLGLTFVTPVELGVDELWYESTRVVYDDGEETSDVLDGAQTFDIERPFEIGTGVAVKLLNKQLILAGDIQLTDWTQTRYDPAPPADDISKDNFEKFYATTLQARIGAEYRIPAIGTHVRLGYFRDTIPFTDAEVENARDFLTLGAGQIFEDSLKLDVAYMLGTWQRSKNQLTTERLTHRVFVSAAYRF, encoded by the coding sequence ATGAAACGAACAGTGTATACGACTTTTATTTTCCTGTTTGCTGCCGTGTTCTTTACAACTGTCGGCGTAGCACAAGTAGAAGAGATGGCGATCGGGAATACGTTCGGCGTTGGGGCACGGACGATGGGAATGGGCGGTGCCTCTGTCGCACTCGCTGATGATTTCACCGCGCTCTATTGGAATCCTGCGGGGATGGCGCAAATCCAAAAGTTTGAATTTTTTAGCAGTTTTTCGCATAACACAGCGAGTACAGATACGTACTTTGCCGGTGATGAGATAACCGGGACGACCCGCTCACAGATGCGTCCGAATTCTATCGGATTCGTTTATCCGATCCAGACGAGACGTGGGGGTTGGGCAGTTGGTTTCGGGTACAATCGTCCACAAAATTTCGACTACCAAACTGCCATTCAAGGCATTGATCCGAGCTCAGGAACTGACTTTAGCGGGTTCGCTGTTGATGAAACTAACATAAATAGTGGCGGCATTGGGATATGGAGTTTAGGCACGAGTGTGTACGTGTCAAAACGGGTCCTTATTGGCGGTTCGTTGGACTTTTGGCAAGGGAGTAGCTTGAATGAGTTGGATGCGACAGGCACCGATCTATTGAAGGTGGATAGTGACTTGTCACGCTTCAGGTACGACGATGAAATTGACCGAGAGTATTCAGGTTTAGGCGGTAGGATAGGACTTTTGGCGAACCTGACAGATACTCTTAGCCTCGGTCTAACCTTCGTCACACCCGTCGAATTGGGCGTTGATGAACTCTGGTATGAATCAACTCGGGTGGTCTATGATGACGGTGAGGAAACATCTGATGTCCTCGACGGGGCACAAACGTTTGATATTGAGCGTCCCTTTGAAATTGGAACAGGCGTGGCTGTGAAATTGCTAAATAAACAGTTAATCCTGGCGGGTGACATCCAACTCACAGACTGGACCCAAACTCGCTACGATCCAGCCCCTCCTGCAGATGACATTTCAAAGGATAACTTTGAGAAGTTCTATGCGACAACGCTCCAAGCGAGGATCGGTGCGGAATACCGAATACCTGCTATTGGTACACACGTCCGTCTCGGTTATTTTCGAGATACGATTCCATTCACGGATGCTGAGGTTGAAAACGCACGTGATTTCTTGACACTGGGGGCAGGCCAAATCTTTGAGGATTCGCTGAAACTTGATGTGGCGTATATGCTCGGCACTTGGCAACGAAGCAAAAATCAACTTACCACGGAACGGCTTACGCATCGCGTATTCGTGTCCGCTGCATATCGGTTTTAG